The Scophthalmus maximus strain ysfricsl-2021 chromosome 14, ASM2237912v1, whole genome shotgun sequence region GATGAGGCAGTAGTCGTTTGGACTGTTGCCGTTGGAGTCGTTTGAAACAGaagtggcctgtgtgtgtggaacatAAGGCGCCGTTTAATCAGCGTTCAAAAGTTAGATACACATTtatgtgtgtggtgttgtgGTTCATTGCGCGTCACATGCTGCGGCGTCTGCTTGTCGTCGTGTCTGTACTGTACCAGAATTCTGCAGAAGCTCTTCCCCACGGGGGATTTGAAGTCGAATTCGATTTCAGTCGTCTCGTTGCTCCTGGTTGACATGTGCATGACTCTGAGGTTGGTGGGCGTCTCCTCCAAAATcttcaaaagaaacacaaaaatgtcagcCATCCCGACCGGGATCAGACCAATTTTTGGTAACAGACTTTGATTCTTTGTTTCACCAACCGAATAGATTTcgcacattttttccccaatgtGCAGTAGAAAATTATGGCAAAACGTGTATTATGAAAATATGGAAATAAGATTAAATAGATACTGTAGAAGTGAAtggataaaataatataaacaaGAAAATGCCTAATGTGCAATAGAGATGAGGGGAAGACACACGGCGACATTTGACATGATAGGAAAaattgataaaaacaacaagcttCAAGCCGCAAGCTAGTAAAAAATCTGCGTCATGTCAATGTTAttaaataatatcaataattcTCAATCATTTCTAAATTCCTCATTAGAAATGTGAGACTTAGATGAGAGGATAACTGTACTTCTCTTTGGAGCGACACATCTAATCAAGcactatattttttatttatattcacaaTTTGTACTATCAGTAACCATTTCATTAagcaacttttattttctttctttcttccagtaGCCTCCTAATTGTTCTTAAGCTTCCCTGGGGAAGCGTCAGATCGGCCTCTATTTTCATCAGTTGAAAAGATGTAAATTTTGCAGTTGCCACATCACACAACTTCAAGTTTTTCTGACTAAAGACGTTTTGcgcccagacacacacacacacacacacacacatacatccacacacacacacacacacacacacacacacacacacacacacacacacacacacacagacacacacacacacacacacacacacacacacacacaaaaacacacacacatacatccacacacaaacacacaaacacacacacacacacacagacacacacacatacatccacacacacacacacacaacacacacacacacacatccacacacacacatacatccacacacacacatacatccacacacatacatccacacacacacacacacacacatacatccacacacacacacacacacacacacacacacaacacacacacacacatacatccacacacacatacatccacacacacacacatacatccacacacatacatccacacacacacacacacacacacacacacacacatacatcaacacacacacacacacacacatacatccacacacacatccacacacacatacatccacaaacacatacatccacacacacatacatccacacacacacacacacacacacacacacacacactcacacacacacacacacacacacacacacacacatacatccacacaacacacacacacacacacacacacacacatacatccacacacacacatacatccacacacatacatccacatacacacacacatacatccacacacacatacatccacacaacacacacacacacacacacacacacatacatccacacacacatacatccacacaacacacacacacacacacacacacacatacatccacacacacacacacacacacacacacacacacacacatacatccacacacacatacattaacacacacacacacacacacacatacatccacacacacacatccacacacacacacacacacacatctcctcaGACCACACCACTCACCTCATACATGCACTTCTCCTGGCGGCCGCACTTCCTCTTGCCCCAAGCCGAAACCAGGTCCGACAGGTCGGCGAGAGGTTCCTCGCAAGGCGTCTTGAGGATCCTgccaataagaaaaaaagtgtgtgagaagaaaaagcaaCCAACTCACCAATATCAACCTCGAAGTAAATGCGTCCAGTCACCATATGATTTTGCAGGTGGCCTCCTCCTGCGCCGAGGCGACggacagctgcagcagcagcgccagcGTCAGGGCCGAGCTGCAGAGCAGAACTCTGGTGGTCATCTTGCGCTGAAGTTGAGTTTCGGAGTCTTCAGGAGAAGAGTGTGGTGCGTCTCTCGCTGCGAGGCCTTTTCAAGTCCTTCAAACTGCCGCCTGATCGCAGGGACAGACAAAGGCTGATTGTGTGGAATCCTCAGGGTGCTGACCACCACATCATATTTCTAACAGCCGTGATGGAACATGGAACATGCAGATACTTTTTGTTCTCCTTGAACTCAacctgtttattcatttttatgatcATTTCCATGGAAATGTGACGCATTGGTCCGATGAGCGTGAGGAGTTTGTTCTTCTCCTGTTTCGTCATGTCCCTTCGACACGCCGCGGCCTCTgctcatttacagttttttccGACTGCTCGACCACATTGGTCGCGACCGTCGGGCCACATGTGCAAAACTCTGGACCACAGTCTGAGTCACCGACGGTCACCGGCGCTGAACGGTTCACATCACAATCTGCAGGAAAGATTCTCCCTCGACCCTTCTGCAGGaaccacacagaaaaaaatgttctcatggTCGCTTTACTCTAAaaaaagccacacaaacacattcaaattatGACTTCCTCAAAAGTCATAGTGGCGAGAGATTGAGACGAGCGTTGGCGCGAGCCTCTACACACAGAGCTGACCCTGTAgcgtggagatggaggagatctACGCCAACGTTGACTACGTCAAACCTGTCGGACTAAGACCTTCAACGAATCAGacaagtaaaacaacaaactgaggACAGAGCTGCGAAGGAATCTGCGCCATTCATGACCTGTACGTCATTTTCCGACTTTCCTTTCTTCTGTCCAGGTCGCAGCGGCTCTGACCGGAGGTTCCTCGGAGCTGTTGTTCTCCTCCTGGGCCTGCTGAGCTTCGTCCTTCTGGCTGGACTGATCGGCCTCGGAGTCCACCGTGAGTCTGGTCCACGTCCAGAAGTATCAGAGAGATGATGAATTTAGGGGCATCTACTCTACTTAATGTTTTAATTCGTCACTTGTGCCTTCGTTGTTCCCCGTCGTGGTTCAATCGTTTGTGGTCGTCTTTTTCTGgcgtttcctcttttttgtttttgaaatccaGAGCAGCTTTTTTGATTGAAAggtgcaatatgaaaaaaaaccacaaaaaaaaatgattctcacTTGGATAAACAGGATCATGAAAGTTTAATTTCTGGTGACAACATTTATTCAATATGAACAGATTTGCTGGGAAAGGATAAGGCcgtgattttgaaaataaaactatcactatttaaaaaaaactttgactcTGAAAGTCACATATTCCTCAAGTTGGTTGAGTGTAAAATTCAAATTGATTTGTGAACATTGTTCATTGAGCatgatgaggaaatattttttctcgTGGTCGAAATTATGTATATTTACTTTCTGTATATGTATAGACGTAATCGGAAGACATTTCTAATGTAAAACATAATGGGGAAGtaacaaaaagcacatttttctttgcaatTAGTTCCAGACCGACTCTTCATCTCATCAGATTCTGTCTCGTTGTTTGGTTTCTGGCTCGGTGACAAACATAACGGTGTCTCGCGATTCGTTTCAGACCGTGACTCAGCTGCCGAGCACTTGGCCGTCAGAGAGAACCTCACTGAGCGTCTCCAGGCCTCTGAGAACAAGACGTCCTCCCTGAGCAGAGAGATTGAGAGGCTTCAGACTTTGTCCAACCGGGGTGAGTCACGTCTTTGGCCATACGACGCAAACACACCGCGCAGACTAGAATAACTCCTCTGCGGTTAACGTCGTCAACCACAGAACGGGTTTTTGGATCCTCAAGTTCCCAAGAAGAACGCAGGTCCTGTCTGAAACTCTAATGTCTTTTGTTTGGCGAATGTCTCAGTGAAAACGTGTCCTGACGGATGGAAGAGGTTTGAGTGTACCTGTTACCTCGTCTCCGTCGAGACGGCTTCTTGGGAAAGAGGCTGGCAGGACTGCACAAGCCGAGGAGCAGATCTGGTGATCGTCGACAGGGCTGAAGAACAGGTGTGAACGCcgtgttttatttgaattggttttttttgcgtAAGTGTTCTCAAACGTCTCCGCCTCCGACCCCTAAGAGAACGGGACCAGAGACTTGTGACCCCGGGAGATGTTGCAATGTTTCCTGTGATGCTGGTAGTTGACCTGCTGCAGCCACGGActgcaaataaagatggacgacatgaccgTTCCCCAGAAGTGAAGCCagaacatctggatcgccccctggtggccggccTGCAAGTATAGGTCATaaccctgccccctcccccagctTTATCGTCACGTTGTACGATACCATTTGTGCTGCGGTTGAATTGCACTGTGCTCAACTGACACGTGTTTCTATCATCTTGTCCGCCCCATTTATATCAATGAGGGGTAGGCTTTGTAAATTAAATTCTTCTTTGATTGTTTAGATTGGTCTGAATATGGttaaaactcaaacacagaaaGGCTACAGGCTTATTATCTTCCTCCATCTTGAACAGACATTCCTCACTAAAATCGCCAAGAAAGACACTTGGATCGGTTTGATGGACAGAGACCAGGAGGGGAGCTGGAAATGGTCTGACGGGACTCCACTCACTCTGGCGTAAGTCACAGTAAAGTAACACTTCCTCACAAGCTGTGTGAATATTGCTTACACAGAGGAAATGCTGTGAAGGTTCACTTGCTTGTTAACCTTCTACAGGTTCTGGTGGACAGGGCAGCCAGATAATGGTGGAGGACATCCAAAGTATGGTGAAGAGGACTGTGCAGTTATCTCCGCTAACAGGGGAACTGACAAAAACTGGAACGATCTGCGCTGTGATGCGTCCAGGCCGTGgatctgtgaaaaaaatgcaaactgagCAGTTATTTGATGGGCTTTGAAATAATGTGACATACAACGTTGTTGGTGATGatgtagggttagggttaggggttgtgaggaaatatttgctgaattacACAAGAAGCGTTTTGGATTAAAATaatttactgcccctttaagtctcggttaaaggggcagtatggGATTTTGGAGAAcgattgtttgttgttgatatttttgaatGCATCTGTTGCTAGCgcgtctttcttttttggtttttcaattACAGAGccaaaaaacagattaatttttttccacgAACACAGAACCGACGGCTGACGAAGAAAATATTGACAGAATTTCACAATAAAGTGTATTGGATCAAAttggcttactgcccctttaaatggaGCGCTCCCGTCATCAGCGTTTCACTTATGCAGTGagcacaacaaacacaattatAACGAGTGACCATTGTTCATTGTAATTGTTACCAGATTATATACGgtagacatttttttatatgcatGACAAATCACTCCGTCATTAATTCCCAGCGTACATTGtccgaagaaagaaaaaaaaaagcatgttaaGACCTTTGCAATTTCAAGTGTGATCCACCGTTCAAATGTTGTCGCAAAGGCAGAATGTCACATGCTGTAGAtacttcttctttctcttctgcgACAAACAGTGCTCAGCAaattcacccttttttttttttttcttgagaaaaTTGTGTTAGGACGTCCAGCTCTGATGACAGCATTTCATCTGTGTCTATTTTTCAATGACTTCCTGAGAAAGTAAAAAATCGTGAATGTACAAAGGCTGCAGGAAAGATTCTCCCTCGACCCCCTTCTGCAGgaaccacacaaaaaaatgttcccatGGTCTCTTTACTCGAAAAATGCCACCCAAACactttttgtgtgaaaattaTGACTTCCTCAAAAGTCGTAGTGGCGAGAGATTGAGACGAGCGTTGGCGCGAGCCTCTACACACAGAGCTGACCCTGTAgcgtggagatggaggagatctACGCCAACGTTGACTACGTCAAACCTGTCGGACTAAGACCTTCAACGAATCAGacaagtaaaacaacaaacttgACGACAGAGCTGCGAAGGAATCTGCGCCATTCATGACCTGTACGTCATTTTCcgactttccttttttctgtccagGTCGCAGCGGCTCTGACCGGAGGTTCCTCGGAGCTGTTGTTCTCCTCCTGGGCCTGCTGAGCTTCGTCCTTCTGGCTGGACTGATCGGCCTCGGAGTCCACCGTGAGTCTGGTCCACGTCCAGAAGTATCACTGTATGTTCTGGGAAAAGATAAGAagacttcctttttttaaataaagaagtgAGACAAAGTACTTTGTCTTTagatgataaaacaaaacaaacaaaaaaaaattcttacagTCAAATTAGTTCCAGACCGACTCTTCACCTCATCGGATTCTGTCTCGTTGTTTGGTTTCTGGCTCGGTGACAAACGTAGCGGTGTTTTGCGATTCGTTTCAGACCGTGACTCAGCTGCCGAGCACTTGGCCGTCAGAGAGAACCTCACTGAGCGTCTCCAGGCCTCTGAGAACAAGACGTCCTCCCTGAGCAGAGAGATTGAGAGGCTTCAGACTTTGTCCAACCGGGGTGAGTCACGTCTTTGGCCATACGACGCAAACACAAGTCTGGTCCACGTCCAGAAGTATCAGAGAGATGATGAATTTAGGGGCATCTACTCTACTTAATGTTTTAATTCGTCACTTGTGCCTTCGTTGCTCCCCGTCGTGGTTCAATCGTTTGTGGTCGTCTTTTTCTGgcgtttcctcttttttgtttttgaaatccaGAGCAGCTTTTTTGATTGAAAggtgcaatatgaaaaaaatgtcaaaaaaatattctcagtTGGATAAACAGGATCATGAAAGTTTCATTTTAGTGCTAGTTTGATTACTGGCGACAGCATCTATTTAATATCAacatacagtggtgtgaaaaagtgtttgcccccttcctgatttcttattttttttgcatgtttgtcacacctaaatgtttcagatcatcaaacaaatttaaatataagacaaagataacagaggtcaacacaaaatgcagtttttaattaagatttttatcattaagggggaaaaaatccaaacctacatggcccTGTTTGAAAAAGAGTTTGCCCCCCCTGTTAAAACATAACTAAACTGTGCTTTATCACAAATCCTGAAGTAGAATGTCCGGCCATCTGTTCGTGACCTCAAGCTGAAGCGAACTTGGGCTCTtcagcaggacaatgatccaaaacacaccagcaagttcacctctgaatggctgaagaaaaacCAAGACTTTGGAGCGGCCTAGTCAAAGTCCTGACCTAAAATCCTGAGTGGCATGACTTAAAAAGGCGGTTCATGCTCGAAAACCCTTcaatgtggctgaattacaacaattctgcaaagatgagttGTCCCAAATTCCTCCACAGCGCTGTGAAAGACTCATTGCAAGTTATCGCAAACGCTTGATTGCAGTTGTTGCTGCTAAGGGTAAACCAGGTATTAGGTTTAGGGGGcaatcactttttcacacagggccatgtaggtttggatttttttcacccttaataataaaaaccttcatttaaaaactgccttttgtgtttacctgttttatctttgtcttatatttaaatttgtttgatgatctgaaacatttaggtgtgacaaacatgcaaaagaataagaaatcaggaagggggcaaacactttttcacatcACTGTATGTTCTGGGAAACGATAAGAagacttcctttttttaaataaagaagtgAGACAAAGCACTTTGTCTTTAGatgattaaacaaaacaaacaaaaaaaattcttacaGACAAATTAGTTCCAGACCGACTCTTCATCTCATCAGATTCTGTCTCGTTGTTTGGTTTCTGGCTCGGTGACAAACGTAACGGTGTCTCACGATTCGTTTCAGACCGTGACTCAGCTGCCGAGCACTTGGCCGTCAGAGAGAACCTCACTGAGCGTCTCCAGGCCTCTGAGAACAAGACGTCCTCCCTGAGCAGAGAGATTGAGAGGCTTCAGACTTTGTCCAACCGGGGTGAGTCACGTCTTTGGCCatacgacacaaacacaccgtgCAGACTAGAATAACTCCTCGGCGGTTAACGTCGTCAACCACAGAACGGGTTTTTGGATCCTCAAGTTCCCAAGAAGAACGCAGGTCTTGTCTGAAACTCGAATGTCTTTTGTTTGACCAATCACTCAGTGAAAACGTGTCCTGACGGATGGAAGAGGTTTGAGTCTACCTGTTACCTCGTCTCCGTCGAGACGGCTTCTTGGGAAAGAGGCTGGCAGGACTGCACAAGCCGAGGAGCAGATCTGGTGATCGTCGACAGGGCTGAAGAACAGGTGTGAACgccgtgttttatttttcttcttgaatCTTTTGATTGGTTGTGGTATGCAATCTGAGTGGTTTGGATCAATATAAATGACCGTTTTCCACTTCGTGAGGAGCATGGCATCTTGGAAAATGTGCCCAGGCATAGAGATATAATTGTGAGGAGCTAAATATAAGTTTtctaaatttaaatgaatataagTCATTaagttttgaaaatgacattGATCCTGAGACAAATTTTTACAATGATTACAAATGACATTGTGAATATTATTCTGATATCCAGTGAAATCACCTGAGCTTTGAAGGTTTctcaattatacattttaacagCAGAAGCCTCTTTACAAATTTTGCTCAAATCAAAGACTATTTgaaatcattaaaacattaatttaaagtCATTGCTATAAATGAGACTTggttaacatttgaaaaagaagcTGATTTTGAGTTAGAAGC contains the following coding sequences:
- the LOC118320352 gene encoding CD209 antigen isoform X1, with amino-acid sequence MEEIYANVDYVKPVGLRPSTNQTSRSGSDRRFLGAVVLLLGLLSFVLLAGLIGLGVHHRDSAAEHLAVRENLTERLQASENKTSSLSREIERLQTLSNRDRDSAAEHLAVRENLTERLQASENKTSSLSREIERLQTLSNRDRDSAAEHLAVRENLTERLQASENKTSSLSREIERLQTLSNRVKTCPDGWKRFESTCYLVSVETASWERGWQDCTSRGADLVIVDRAEEQTFLTIILEQDTWIGLTDRDQEGSWKWSDGTPLTLAFWRTGQPDNGGGHPQIGEEDCATSSPYRGTGKNWNDLPCDASKPWICEKNAN
- the LOC118320352 gene encoding CD209 antigen isoform X7, yielding MEEIYANVDYVKPVGLRPSTNQTSRSGSDRRFLGAVVLLLGLLSFVLLAGLIGLGVHHRDSAAEHLAVRENLTERLQASENKTSSLSREIERLQTLSNRDRDSAAEHLAVRENLTERLQASENKTSSLSREIERLQTLSNRDRDSAAEHLAVRENLTERLQASENKTSSLSREIERLQTLSNRVKTCPDGWKRFESTCYLVSVETASWERGWQDCTSRGADLVIVDRAEEQRTALETYHPGRCCNVSFDAGS
- the LOC118320352 gene encoding C-type lectin domain family 4 member E isoform X6: MEEIYANVDYVKPVGLRPSTNQTSRSGSDRRFLGAVVLLLGLLSFVLLAGLIGLGVHHRDSAAEHLAVRENLTERLQASENKTSSLSREIERLQTLSNRDRDSAAEHLAVRENLTERLQASENKTSSLSREIERLQTLSNRVKTCPDGWKRFESTCYLVSVETASWERGWQDCTSRGADLVIVDRAEEQTFLTIILEQDTWIGLTDRDQEGSWKWSDGTPLTLAFWRTGQPDNGGGHPQIGEEDCATSSPYRGTGKNWNDLPCDASKPWICEKNAN
- the LOC118320352 gene encoding CD209 antigen isoform X2 — protein: MEEIYANVDYVKPVGLRPSTNQTSRSGSDRRFLGAVVLLLGLLSFVLLAGLIGLGVHHRDSAAEHLAVRENLTERLQASENKTSSLSREIERLQTLSNRDRDSAAEHLAVRENLTERLQASENKTSSLSREIERLQTLSNRDRDSAAEHLAVRENLTERLQASENKTSSLSREIERLQTLSNRDRDSAAELLAVRENLTERLQASENKTSSLSREIERLQTLSNRVKTCPDGWKRFESTCYFVSVETASWERGWQDCTSRGADLVIVDRAEEQRTGPETCDPGRCCNVSCDAGS
- the LOC118320352 gene encoding C-type lectin domain family 4 member E isoform X8; the protein is MEEIYANVDYVKPVGLRPSTNQTSRSGSDRRFLGAVVLLLGLLSFVLLAGLIGLGVHHRDSAAEHLAVRENLTERLQASENKTSSLSREIERLQTLSNRVKTCPDGWKRFECTCYLVSVETASWERGWQDCTSRGADLVIVDRAEEQTFLTKIAKKDTWIGLMDRDQEGSWKWSDGTPLTLAFWWTGQPDNGGGHPKYGEEDCAVISANRGTDKNWNDLRCDASRPWICEKNAN
- the LOC118320352 gene encoding C-type lectin domain family 4 member F isoform X4, with product MEEIYANVDYVKPVGLRPSTNQTSRSGSDRRFLGAVVLLLGLLSFVLLAGLIGLGVHHRDSAAEHLAVRENLTERLQASENKTSSLSREIERLQTLSNRDRDSAAEHLAVRENLTERLQASENKTSSLSREIERLQTLSNRDRDSAAEHLAVRENLTERLQASENKTSSLSREIERLQTLSNRDRDSAAELLAVRENLTERLQASENKTSSLSREIERLQTLSNRVKTCPDGWKRFESTCYFVSVETASWERGWQDCTSRGADLVIVDRAEEQTFLTKIAKKDTWIGLMD
- the LOC118320352 gene encoding CD209 antigen-like protein E isoform X3, with protein sequence MEEIYANVDYVKPVGLRPSTNQTSRSGSDRRFLGAVVLLLGLLSFVLLAGLIGLGVHRESGPRPEVSLYVLGKDRDSAAEHLAVRENLTERLQASENKTSSLSREIERLQTLSNRDRDSAAEHLAVRENLTERLQASENKTSSLSREIERLQTLSNRVKTCPDGWKRFESTCYLVSVETASWERGWQDCTSRGADLVIVDRAEEQTFLTIILEQDTWIGLTDRDQEGSWKWSDGTPLTLAFWRTGQPDNGGGHPQIGEEDCATSSPYRGTGKNWNDLPCDASKPWICEKNAN